A genomic region of Papaver somniferum cultivar HN1 chromosome 7, ASM357369v1, whole genome shotgun sequence contains the following coding sequences:
- the LOC113296529 gene encoding uncharacterized protein LOC113296529 — protein sequence MRYKPGLKQSESSQFKFRNISVYAEPKNETLVFPDCHRDETDLMTLKYMVYKGLSMDVKEKFNLYWFKEECLPLPLLNNDDFDNFWEDSFVNEDGCICLWMGMKDTVFGTPKTTPKKKTVSKGTTPRRSPRLNSVDKSVEG from the exons ATGAGGTACAAACCGGGATTGAAACAGTCTGAATCAAG tcagttcaaatttaggaatatcagtgtatatgcggagccaaagaatgagactttggtatttcctgATTGCCATAGAGATGAAACAGACTTGATGACACTTAAGTATATGGTGTATAAGGGTTTGTCTATGGATGTTAAAGAGAAGTTTAATttatattggtttaaggaagaatgtctgccactgccattgttaaacaatgatgattttgataatttttgggAGGATTCTTTTGTAAATGAGGATGGATGTATATGTTTATGGATGGGGATGAAAGACACAGTGTTTGGGACTCCAAAGACTACACCAAAGAAGAAGACAGTTAGTAAGGGAACCACCCCTAGAAGATCCCCAAGGCTAAATAGTGTGGATAAATCAGTTGAAG gCTAG